The candidate division WOR-3 bacterium genome contains the following window.
TTTTTGCAGAATAGATACGGGCACCTCTTCTCCAACCTCAAAAGAAGAAATGTCTTTAACTCTAAACTCTTTAATAACTTCAACAGGGGAAACCCCTGCCTTTTTACACAAACCCAAGATTGGTTTTTTTACATTCTTCTCTTTTTTCCTTCCAAAACCTAAAACAAAGGCTTCATAACCATCTTTTTCTTTTGTCCTTTTATCAAGAACAAAGCAAGGAGAAGTTTTTATAACAGTCACTGGAATAGGCTCACCCTCTTCTGTAAAAACCCTTGTCATTCCTAATTTTCTTCCTATTAACATCTTATTCCTCTTTCAATACTTAATTTCAACCTCAACCCTTGCAGGTAAATCCATCTTTGTTAAAGCTTCTATTGTCTGCTGGGATGGTTTATTTAAATCAATAAGTCTATTATGAATTCTTATCTCAAATTGTTCTCTTGATTTCTTATCAACATGAGGAGAACGAAGGACTGTATAGACTCTTCTTTTAGTAGGAAGAGGAATCGGTCCAACAACTTCGGCTCCAGTTCGCTCTGCCACTTCTACAATCTCTCTCATAGCTTCATCCAATATTTTATGATCGTATGATCTCATTCTTATTCTAATACGTTTAGACATTTACTCCTCAATTGCTGTTACAACACCAGCACCAACAGTTTTTCCACCTTCTCTTATAGCAAAACGAAGCTCCTTCTCCATAGCAACAGGATATATCAACTCTACATCCATCTCTACATGATCTCC
Protein-coding sequences here:
- the rpsJ gene encoding 30S ribosomal protein S10 — translated: MSKRIRIRMRSYDHKILDEAMREIVEVAERTGAEVVGPIPLPTKRRVYTVLRSPHVDKKSREQFEIRIHNRLIDLNKPSQQTIEALTKMDLPARVEVEIKY
- the tuf gene encoding elongation factor Tu (EF-Tu; promotes GTP-dependent binding of aminoacyl-tRNA to the A-site of ribosomes during protein biosynthesis; when the tRNA anticodon matches the mRNA codon, GTP hydrolysis results; the inactive EF-Tu-GDP leaves the ribosome and release of GDP is promoted by elongation factor Ts; many prokaryotes have two copies of the gene encoding EF-Tu) — its product is GDHVEMDVELIYPVAMEKELRFAIREGGKTVGAGVVTAIEE